One segment of Vibrio agarivorans DNA contains the following:
- the narQ gene encoding nitrate/nitrite two-component system sensor histidine kinase NarQ, which yields MPLSKRKKSVTKNIVYAMSLIVLLSVATTSFAIYTLTSSLNDAEAVNVSGSMRMQSYRLAHDIQIQSSDFEFHIQQFEQSIFSESMQSLDDWRVPDHIANDYQLLIKRWQELKTVLEGEQPQRYLPLVASFVKQIDDFVLKLQIFSEQKITKLTVVGGLGLGGIVLASIYVVLYVRREIVYPLNELAIASERIQNRSFDVELSHESKTEMGVLTRTFSNMAKDLGKLYRGLEQAVDEKTQELQKANTSLHVLYRSSQELADARINIDNFQAILRHIVSIDSIGKVQLDIDDDDSSVSLYEGEAEQAEVIHRELYLDGEHLGSLHFYCIQDAPERTLLDNFAQILARAIFYNQAQRQAEQLLLAEERATIARELHDSLAQSLSYLKIQVALLKKQMTKLEMSSGAANTVIELDTGLSDAYTQLRELLTTFRLTIKEGNFGVALKEMLSQLDDQTSAMIVLENGLSSVELDAHQQVHLLQLIREATINAMKHADAGRIQVSCSEEQGEIVVSVADNGIGFGDGEAKINHYGMSIMRERAERLNGQLTVNSQHDSGTEVRLVFSLGTS from the coding sequence TTGCCGCTATCAAAAAGAAAAAAATCGGTCACGAAGAATATCGTGTACGCCATGTCGCTTATTGTCCTGCTCTCAGTCGCGACGACTAGCTTTGCGATCTACACCCTCACGTCGAGCTTGAATGACGCAGAAGCCGTCAATGTGTCGGGTTCGATGCGAATGCAGAGTTACAGACTTGCGCACGATATCCAGATTCAGTCTTCCGATTTTGAATTTCATATTCAGCAGTTCGAGCAATCGATTTTTTCCGAATCTATGCAATCACTCGATGATTGGCGCGTACCTGATCACATTGCCAATGATTACCAGTTATTAATAAAACGCTGGCAAGAGCTGAAAACTGTTCTTGAAGGGGAGCAACCACAGCGCTACTTGCCATTGGTGGCGAGTTTTGTGAAACAAATCGATGATTTTGTTCTAAAACTGCAGATATTTTCTGAGCAGAAAATTACCAAGTTGACGGTCGTTGGTGGTCTTGGACTCGGTGGTATTGTTTTGGCGAGTATCTACGTTGTGTTGTATGTGCGTAGAGAGATTGTTTATCCACTAAATGAGTTGGCTATAGCCAGTGAGCGGATTCAGAATCGTTCTTTTGACGTTGAACTGTCTCATGAGAGCAAAACAGAGATGGGAGTGTTGACTCGAACGTTTTCTAACATGGCTAAAGACCTTGGCAAGCTCTATCGGGGTTTAGAGCAAGCCGTCGATGAAAAGACACAAGAGCTTCAGAAAGCGAATACCTCACTGCACGTGCTATATCGGTCATCTCAAGAGTTAGCAGATGCACGGATTAACATCGATAACTTCCAAGCGATATTACGCCATATTGTGAGTATTGACTCCATTGGTAAAGTCCAGCTCGATATAGATGATGACGATAGTTCTGTTTCCTTGTATGAAGGGGAAGCGGAACAAGCGGAAGTGATTCATCGAGAGCTGTATTTAGATGGTGAGCACCTTGGTTCGCTCCATTTCTACTGCATCCAAGACGCGCCAGAGCGCACATTGTTAGATAACTTTGCGCAGATACTCGCCAGAGCGATCTTTTACAATCAAGCTCAAAGACAGGCAGAGCAACTGTTGTTAGCCGAAGAGCGAGCGACAATTGCCCGCGAGTTGCACGACTCTCTGGCGCAATCACTGTCCTATTTAAAGATTCAAGTCGCTTTGCTTAAAAAGCAGATGACTAAACTGGAAATGTCTAGCGGTGCTGCAAACACGGTTATAGAGTTAGATACTGGCCTTTCAGATGCTTATACACAACTTCGCGAGCTATTAACGACATTTAGACTTACAATTAAGGAGGGCAATTTTGGTGTGGCATTGAAAGAAATGCTCAGTCAGCTTGATGACCAAACCTCCGCCATGATTGTCCTCGAGAACGGTTTGTCATCGGTAGAACTTGATGCTCACCAACAGGTGCATTTATTGCAGTTGATTCGTGAAGCGACGATCAACGCGATGAAGCATGCGGATGCGGGGCGAATACAAGTCTCGTGCTCGGAAGAGCAGGGTGAAATCGTCGTGAGTGTGGCCGACAACGGAATTGGCTTTGGTGATGGAGAAGCGAAAATAAATCACTATGGCATGAGTATTATGCGTGAGCGTGCAGAGCGACTTAACGGTCAGCTTACGGTAAACTCGCAACATGACAGCGGAACAGAAGTCCGACTCGTGTTTTCTCTAGGCACCAGCTAG
- a CDS encoding response regulator gives MTVNRVMLVDDHPLMRRGINQLLSFEDDFEVVAEASNGTDAVAQANQSNPDLILLDLNMKGMSGLDTLKALRTDGIDAKVVILTVSDSPSDIDMLVKAGADGYLLKDTEPDEMVRLVRESLNGQAAYSDIVADYLANRGQTKDNFDDLTDREMQILKEVAQGFRNKQIADRLFISESTVKVHMKSLLKKLQVASRTAATILYLERFGDIKS, from the coding sequence TTGACAGTAAATAGAGTGATGTTGGTCGATGACCATCCTTTGATGCGTCGAGGTATCAATCAATTACTAAGCTTTGAAGATGACTTTGAAGTTGTTGCAGAAGCGAGTAATGGCACGGATGCTGTCGCGCAAGCGAACCAATCGAACCCAGATTTGATCTTGCTTGATCTGAATATGAAAGGCATGTCTGGACTCGATACACTAAAGGCACTGCGCACGGATGGTATTGATGCGAAAGTCGTGATCTTGACAGTATCGGACAGCCCGTCAGATATTGATATGCTGGTAAAAGCGGGAGCGGATGGTTATCTACTTAAAGACACAGAGCCCGATGAGATGGTTCGACTCGTTCGTGAATCTCTAAATGGCCAAGCAGCGTACAGCGATATTGTGGCCGATTACTTGGCCAACCGTGGACAAACGAAAGATAATTTTGATGACCTGACCGATCGCGAAATGCAGATCCTCAAAGAGGTTGCTCAAGGTTTCCGCAACAAGCAAATTGCCGATCGACTGTTTATCTCTGAGTCGACCGTGAAAGTACACATGAAGAGTTTGCTTAAGAAGCTGCAAGTGGCATCGCGTACGGCTGCCACCATTCTCTATCTTGAGCGCTTTGGCGATATAAAGAGTTAA
- a CDS encoding YceI family protein, with protein MKKLGLVTGLVAALSLPMSVSAADYMIDTKGAHASINFKVSHLGYSFIKGRFNKFDGDFSYDPNDVAASKVNVTVDTRSLDSNHAERDKHIRSGDFIDASKFSTATFASTGVMDKGDGQLDISGDLTLHGVTKPIVISAEFIGAGTDPWGGERAGFLGTTRLELADFNIPVMGTSSYVDMELHVEGIKK; from the coding sequence ATGAAGAAATTAGGACTAGTAACAGGTTTGGTAGCGGCGTTGTCTTTGCCAATGAGTGTGTCAGCTGCAGACTACATGATTGATACTAAAGGTGCGCATGCATCGATCAACTTCAAGGTCAGCCACTTAGGCTACAGCTTTATCAAGGGTCGTTTTAACAAATTTGACGGTGACTTTTCATACGATCCAAATGATGTCGCGGCTTCTAAAGTTAATGTGACAGTAGACACTCGCAGCCTTGATTCAAACCATGCAGAACGTGACAAGCATATCCGCAGTGGTGATTTTATCGATGCCTCTAAATTCTCGACAGCGACCTTTGCCAGCACAGGTGTGATGGATAAAGGGGATGGTCAGCTTGATATTAGCGGTGACTTAACGCTACATGGTGTCACCAAACCAATCGTGATTAGCGCTGAGTTTATCGGTGCAGGTACAGACCCATGGGGCGGTGAACGTGCTGGATTTTTGGGTACGACACGCCTAGAGCTCGCAGACTTTAATATTCCAGTCATGGGCACATCGAGCTATGTTGATATGGAGCTGCATGTAGAAGGCATTAAAAAATAG
- the focA gene encoding formate transporter FocA, whose product MSNVDSSNNHLFSPMEMMAEAEKFALNKAKKTSSMTLGLAVMAGAFIGLAFVFYITVTTGGNAVGWGLSRLTGGIAFSLGLILIVLCGGELFTSSVLSSISWANGQISLKKMLSLWAKVYIGNFIGAMFMLLMITAAGLFMLNHGQWGLNALNIAQHKIHHTPIQAFALGVLCNLLVCLAIWMTFSAANALTKALLMILPVSMFVSSGFEHSVANMFMVPLGIVISHFAPEQFWQTVAAEPQQYSDLTVSTFLMANLIPVTLGNIFGGAVLVGLTNWCIYRRPQLKAANVSSITQSLEIVSVKETDQLSSKTVKHITNTQPLSLSADTLVPKAIDLMLEENVSGAPVCDVNGRLVGFLSTHDVMVALWSKNYLPSKGTKVVDLMSRDVVAVDADDRLVDIIEYMCIDKEQLYPVTAMGIATASAPQQPIEERVKAMKVSKPSLLPVLENGRFIGTITRDSVMLELRKIYEDDGAKAVSRLEIA is encoded by the coding sequence ATGAGTAACGTAGATTCCAGTAATAACCACCTATTTTCACCTATGGAGATGATGGCAGAGGCAGAGAAATTTGCTCTCAACAAGGCGAAAAAGACCAGCAGTATGACGCTGGGGCTTGCCGTCATGGCAGGCGCATTTATCGGCTTAGCTTTTGTTTTCTATATCACTGTTACGACGGGTGGTAATGCTGTTGGATGGGGACTCAGCCGCTTAACCGGCGGAATTGCGTTCAGCTTAGGGCTTATCTTAATCGTGTTGTGCGGCGGTGAGCTGTTTACCAGCTCAGTGCTTTCAAGTATTTCTTGGGCAAACGGCCAAATTTCACTGAAAAAGATGCTGTCTCTTTGGGCCAAGGTGTACATCGGAAACTTCATCGGTGCGATGTTCATGCTACTCATGATCACCGCTGCTGGCCTATTCATGCTGAATCATGGTCAGTGGGGGTTGAATGCGTTGAACATTGCTCAACATAAGATCCACCATACACCAATACAAGCCTTTGCTTTGGGCGTGCTGTGTAATCTATTGGTTTGCTTAGCCATTTGGATGACTTTCAGCGCTGCCAATGCCCTAACAAAAGCTTTATTGATGATTTTGCCAGTTTCAATGTTCGTTTCGAGCGGATTTGAACACTCGGTTGCAAACATGTTTATGGTGCCACTCGGCATCGTTATCTCTCATTTTGCACCAGAGCAATTCTGGCAAACGGTAGCAGCAGAGCCTCAACAATACAGTGACCTTACTGTATCAACGTTTTTGATGGCGAATCTGATACCTGTCACGTTGGGCAATATTTTTGGTGGAGCGGTATTGGTAGGACTCACTAACTGGTGTATCTACCGTCGCCCTCAACTAAAAGCCGCAAATGTGAGTTCGATAACTCAAAGCCTTGAAATTGTGTCTGTCAAAGAGACAGATCAGCTTTCAAGTAAAACAGTGAAGCATATTACCAATACTCAACCACTGTCGCTCAGTGCCGATACGCTTGTGCCAAAAGCGATCGATTTGATGTTGGAAGAGAACGTCTCGGGTGCACCAGTTTGTGATGTTAATGGTCGCCTCGTTGGGTTCCTCTCAACGCATGATGTGATGGTGGCACTTTGGTCCAAAAATTACCTGCCAAGTAAGGGGACAAAAGTCGTCGACTTGATGAGTCGTGATGTAGTAGCCGTAGATGCTGATGATCGCTTGGTGGATATCATAGAGTATATGTGTATCGATAAAGAACAGCTTTATCCTGTCACTGCGATGGGTATTGCGACTGCAAGCGCCCCTCAACAGCCAATTGAAGAGCGCGTTAAAGCGATGAAAGTAAGCAAGCCAAGTTTACTTCCTGTGCTAGAAAACGGTCGATTTATCGGAACCATTACTCGCGATAGCGTGATGCTTGAGTTGCGAAAAATCTATGAAGACGATGGCGCTAAAGCGGTGTCTCGATTAGAAATTGCATGA
- a CDS encoding cytochrome b, with protein sequence MAQVNQYNVVSRVLHWVSALVIIGMFAVGLWMVDLSYYSEWYRTAPHWHKSVGILIVATTLFRLLWNKVVKTPQIDGTPLIRMAAHLGHLALYALILVIGISGYLISTEDGRGIEVFDWFTVPGLGQLFEGQADLAGEIHFYAAWSLILLAAGHALAAIKHHVVDKDDTLRKMIGASK encoded by the coding sequence ATGGCACAAGTGAATCAGTACAATGTTGTTTCAAGGGTTCTACACTGGGTGAGCGCCCTTGTGATTATCGGCATGTTTGCTGTCGGTTTGTGGATGGTCGATTTGAGTTACTACAGTGAGTGGTATCGCACAGCGCCTCACTGGCACAAATCTGTTGGTATTCTCATCGTAGCCACCACACTGTTTCGTTTGCTATGGAACAAAGTGGTCAAAACACCGCAAATCGATGGCACACCATTGATTCGCATGGCTGCACATCTTGGTCATTTAGCCTTGTACGCACTTATCTTGGTGATTGGTATCTCTGGCTATTTGATCTCAACAGAAGACGGTCGCGGCATTGAGGTGTTTGATTGGTTTACCGTGCCAGGCCTTGGACAGTTATTTGAAGGGCAAGCTGATCTCGCTGGAGAAATCCATTTTTATGCAGCTTGGTCTTTAATTCTTTTAGCAGCAGGGCACGCACTTGCTGCAATAAAACATCACGTAGTCGATAAAGACGACACGTTACGTAAAATGATAGGAGCATCAAAATGA